A single region of the Fenollaria sporofastidiosus genome encodes:
- a CDS encoding metallophosphoesterase, which produces MIYIILVLLLLAFFIMWKKKLVVTEYTVAAPIDMDILILSDLHSMNFGEGQRELLDLVDSLDFDIITLPGDIFDDSVDDAKGYEFARGIKKYECYYILGNNEVLSGKAEQHMKNMRSLGVHTLDDEKRVITKDTKRIAIYGFTDRDALSMKDLAGIVETSLDKESETYDYSIVLAHKPFASKYFGKFKADLVICGHAHGGQWRLPPINNGVFAPNQGIFPKYAGGAYEANGKYEVVSRGLARGLKLVPRLNNPPEIVLLHLRK; this is translated from the coding sequence ATGATATACATTATTTTAGTTTTGCTGCTACTCGCCTTCTTCATCATGTGGAAGAAGAAGCTGGTAGTCACAGAATATACAGTAGCGGCACCCATTGACATGGACATACTCATACTCTCAGACCTGCACTCGATGAACTTCGGCGAAGGACAAAGAGAGCTCTTGGACCTTGTGGATAGCCTTGACTTCGACATCATCACCCTACCCGGCGACATCTTCGACGACAGCGTGGACGACGCGAAGGGATACGAGTTTGCGCGTGGCATCAAAAAGTACGAGTGCTACTACATCCTCGGCAACAACGAAGTACTCTCCGGCAAGGCCGAGCAGCACATGAAGAATATGCGCTCCCTCGGTGTACACACACTAGACGACGAGAAGCGCGTCATCACAAAGGATACAAAGCGCATCGCCATCTATGGCTTCACAGACCGCGACGCACTCAGTATGAAGGACCTCGCAGGCATAGTTGAGACCAGTCTTGATAAAGAGAGCGAGACTTATGACTATAGTATAGTACTTGCACATAAACCATTTGCAAGCAAGTACTTTGGAAAGTTCAAGGCAGACCTTGTCATCTGTGGCCACGCACATGGTGGTCAGTGGCGCCTACCTCCTATCAATAACGGAGTCTTTGCGCCAAACCAAGGAATATTTCCTAAGTATGCAGGCGGTGCATATGAGGCGAACGGCAAGTATGAAGTCGTCTCGAGAGGCCTCGCACGCGGACTAAAACTCGTGCCTAGGCTAAACAACCCGCCCGAGATCGTTTTACTACACTTAAGAAAATAA